A window of [Ruminococcus] lactaris ATCC 29176 genomic DNA:
GAATCTTCCACGGAATGAAATCCTATTTCTGTCAGGATGAATATGGACAGATTGCACCAGTCTATTCTATTTCAGCAGGGCTTGATTATCCGGGAATCGGACCAGAACATGCAGATCTGTATGATAAAGGCAGAGCAGAATATGTAGCAATCACAGATGATGAGGCAGTTGATGCGTTTGAATATCTTTCAAGAACAGAAGGAATCATTCCAGCCATCGAGAGTGCCCATGCAGTGGCATATGCAAGGAAACTGGCACCGACAATGAAAAAAGATCAGATTATTGTTATCAATATTTCCGGTCGTGGAGATAAGGACTGTGCAGCAATTGCACGTTACAGAGGGGAGGATATCCATGAGTAAGATTCAGAAAGCATTTGAAGGAAAAAAAGCATTTATACCATTTATTACATGCGGTGATCCAAATTTAGAGACAACGGAGCAGCTTGTCTATGCGATGGAACGGGCAGGTGCATCGCTGATTGAACTGGGAATCCCATTTTCAGATCCGACAGCAGAAGGTCCGGTGATCCAGGGAGCAAATCTGAGAGCACTTTCCGGTGGTGTTACGACAGACAAGATTTTTGACCTGGTTGTAAAAATAAGAAAAAATACAGCAATTCCACTGGTATTTATGACATATGCAAATGTAGTCTTTTCATATGGAACAGAGCGGTTCATTAAGAGAGCAGCGGAAATCGGGATGGACGGTCTGATCCTGCCAGATGTTCCGTTTGAAGAAAAAGAAGAATTTGACAGGGTATGCAGAGAGTATGGGTTAGATCTGATCTCATTGATCGCACCGACTTCTCACGACCGCATCCGTATGATCGCAAAAGAAGCTTCCGGTTTCATTTACTGTGTATCATCATTGGGAGTTACAGGTACTAGAAGTGCCATTACAACAGATATCGGAGCAATGGTCGGACTGGTAAAAGAAGTGACAGATGTTCCGTGTGCGGTTGGATTTGGAATTTCCACACCAGAGCAGGCAGCTAAAATGTGCGAAAGTGCAGATGGGGCAATCGTAGGCAGTGCGATTGTAAAAATCTGTGCGGAGTATGGAAAAGACTGCGTGGAGAAAGTGGAAGAATACGTGAAAAGTATGGTGGGAGCGATATAAATTTGTATTTGTTGGGGTGAAAATATCGCGACAGCAGGAAGTGTTTCTGACAGAAGAGCGTCCATATCCACACTTGTTGTTGCATCGCAGTGCAGGACCCGCTTTACCTCAGCCCGTTGACAACTTGTAACAGGAACGTGGAAACACTCGTGCAGAGGCACTCCTGTTTACGTTCCTTAACAAGTTGGGCAAAGTGTCTTCGGAACGCTCCCTGTCAATGCACTGCTCACGCAACAGCAAGGGCGGATATTAGGCTTTTCAAATCAGAAAATTTTCCCTCATGCCAGAACATTTTCTCCCAACAAGCACGAAATTCCAATAAGAAATAAAGAGCCGGATGGCTATCG
This region includes:
- the trpA gene encoding tryptophan synthase subunit alpha, with the translated sequence MSKIQKAFEGKKAFIPFITCGDPNLETTEQLVYAMERAGASLIELGIPFSDPTAEGPVIQGANLRALSGGVTTDKIFDLVVKIRKNTAIPLVFMTYANVVFSYGTERFIKRAAEIGMDGLILPDVPFEEKEEFDRVCREYGLDLISLIAPTSHDRIRMIAKEASGFIYCVSSLGVTGTRSAITTDIGAMVGLVKEVTDVPCAVGFGISTPEQAAKMCESADGAIVGSAIVKICAEYGKDCVEKVEEYVKSMVGAI